A genome region from Nitrosopumilus sp. includes the following:
- a CDS encoding pyridoxal phosphate-dependent aminotransferase family protein translates to MKHKLQFIDAELERIKQNNLYRKLRYGYADGANITINNKKLLNLCSNDYLGIPTTKIQIKQLQSSSRLVSGNDESYKKLEDILAKHKSQKSSLVYPTGYMANLGAISAIAKKGDLILSDELNHASIIESCKLSDAKVLIYKHNDMDDLKNKIKQNGKNKFVITEGVFSMDGDFASLKQIVEISEKANAITIVDDAHGDFVVGKDGSGTPNHFGIAKKIDLYISSLSKGLGSFGGYVASQNNVIDLCINKSRSFIYTSALPSFLVAYSLKRFESNREKYKKKLENNITHLSKGLKQIGYEINSKTHIIPIIIGNEKAAMKFGDLLFNNGLFVQPIRYPTVPKNQARLRISVTAWLSYPDIEKTLNILDKAYKKFM, encoded by the coding sequence TTGAAACATAAACTGCAGTTTATTGATGCAGAATTAGAAAGAATAAAACAAAATAACCTATACAGAAAATTACGATATGGGTATGCAGATGGAGCTAATATTACAATTAATAATAAAAAACTTCTCAATTTATGCTCTAATGACTATCTAGGAATACCAACAACAAAAATACAAATCAAACAACTTCAATCAAGTTCAAGACTTGTATCTGGAAATGATGAATCATACAAAAAATTAGAAGATATTCTTGCAAAACATAAATCGCAAAAAAGCAGTTTGGTTTACCCTACAGGCTACATGGCAAATCTGGGAGCAATTTCCGCCATTGCAAAAAAAGGAGATTTAATTCTAAGTGACGAATTAAATCATGCAAGCATCATAGAATCATGCAAATTATCAGATGCTAAAGTTTTGATTTACAAACATAATGATATGGATGATTTAAAAAATAAAATAAAACAAAATGGAAAGAACAAATTTGTAATTACAGAGGGAGTATTCAGTATGGATGGGGATTTTGCTTCACTGAAGCAAATTGTAGAGATATCGGAAAAAGCAAATGCGATTACTATTGTAGATGATGCACATGGGGATTTTGTGGTAGGAAAAGATGGAAGTGGGACTCCAAATCATTTCGGTATTGCAAAAAAAATTGATTTGTATATTAGCAGTCTTAGTAAGGGTTTAGGATCATTTGGAGGATATGTTGCATCACAGAATAACGTAATTGATTTATGCATAAACAAATCAAGATCATTTATTTACACATCTGCACTCCCTTCATTCTTGGTGGCGTATTCTCTAAAAAGATTTGAATCAAATAGAGAAAAATATAAAAAAAAATTGGAAAATAATATCACCCATCTTTCTAAAGGACTAAAACAGATTGGGTATGAGATAAACTCCAAGACGCATATCATACCAATCATAATTGGGAATGAGAAAGCAGCAATGAAGTTCGGAGATTTATTATTTAATAATGGATTATTTGTACAACCAATCAGATACCCTACAGTTCCAAAAAATCAAGCCAGATTACGAATTTCAGTTACTGCATGGCTATCATATCCAGATATTGAAAAAACGCTTAATATTTTAGATAAGGCATATAAGAAATTCATGTAA
- the bioB gene encoding biotin synthase BioB, which translates to MSKKFIKECQEKVFSGIQISADEADKLFNIPNDDLKYLAQCANKITRDFNGNKVDVEQLNNIKKNACSEDCTFCGQSAFFDTGIETYQLPSPEEVVAKAQSAKEQGAESYCLVAAWREPSARDFDKVCNIINEINKKVGISVECSLGFLTKEQATKLKDLNVKRYNHNLETSKSKFSEICTTHTYEDRLKTLEIARNAGLELCTGGIIGLGETRKQRLELTLELARIYPEEVTINILVPVPGTPLELQTELPNSEIIRIFSVIRFLLPESVIKISGGRETNLDDSGEELLQSGANGIITAGYLTMGGNEAERDLEMIKKIGLET; encoded by the coding sequence ATGAGCAAGAAATTCATCAAAGAGTGTCAGGAAAAAGTATTTTCAGGAATACAAATATCAGCCGACGAAGCAGACAAATTATTTAATATTCCAAATGATGATTTAAAATATTTAGCACAATGCGCAAACAAGATTACCCGAGATTTTAACGGAAACAAAGTAGATGTAGAGCAATTAAACAATATTAAAAAAAATGCTTGTAGTGAGGATTGTACTTTTTGTGGACAATCAGCGTTTTTTGATACAGGAATTGAAACATACCAGTTGCCATCTCCAGAAGAAGTAGTGGCTAAAGCTCAAAGTGCAAAAGAACAAGGGGCAGAATCATATTGTCTTGTAGCTGCATGGAGAGAACCTTCTGCAAGAGATTTTGATAAAGTTTGTAATATTATTAATGAGATCAACAAAAAAGTTGGAATTAGTGTTGAGTGTAGTTTAGGTTTTTTAACTAAAGAACAAGCTACAAAACTAAAAGATCTTAATGTAAAAAGATACAACCACAATCTAGAAACTTCAAAATCTAAATTCTCAGAAATATGTACAACACATACATATGAAGATAGGTTAAAAACATTAGAAATCGCAAGAAATGCAGGACTTGAATTATGTACTGGTGGGATAATAGGTCTTGGAGAAACAAGAAAACAGAGATTAGAATTAACATTAGAATTAGCTAGAATATATCCAGAGGAGGTAACAATAAACATACTAGTTCCAGTTCCAGGGACCCCTCTTGAATTGCAAACAGAACTTCCTAATTCAGAAATCATTAGAATATTTTCTGTAATCCGATTTCTCTTACCAGAATCAGTGATCAAGATTTCTGGTGGAAGAGAAACAAATCTGGATGATTCAGGAGAAGAATTGCTACAAAGCGGTGCAAACGGAATTATCACTGCAGGGTATCTAACAATGGGGGGAAACGAGGCTGAGAGAGACTTAGAAATGATTAAAAAAATTGGTCTTGAAACATAA
- the bioA gene encoding adenosylmethionine--8-amino-7-oxononanoate transaminase: MKNTSFVWHPNTQMSEWDSFTQIKSGKGVWLTDSKGNKMIDAVGSMWCNVWGHSNPELVNMIRSQSRKLQHSSMFNLTNEPSEKLAVNLIKISPGMNKVFYSDNGSSAMEISIKLALQYWKNIGEKKKTEIATITNGYHGDTFGAMSVGYVPKFFSKFKKQLFSTIQFPVPNKYRIPKGFTFLDYQNYCLEKIENRLSKNNNIAAFVMESGAQVAGGVIIYPKGFQRKISQLCKKHEVLLVLDEIATGFGRMGSMLQYEEQKSIPDIVAYGKMLTGGYLTMAATLTNKKIYNSFLGKFNDWKHLFHGHTYTGNPIAAAVANKNIEMYQKNHLIKKIQKTARIFEKYYTQILDIDIVGDIRHKGMLMGIELVSNKTKKTPIQSIKSINKIFFEEGKKNKIYLRTLGNIVMLVPPLAISEKDLDLLLNNTIKTIQAAKHHFI, encoded by the coding sequence TTGAAGAATACTAGTTTTGTTTGGCATCCAAATACACAGATGAGTGAATGGGATTCATTTACACAAATAAAAAGTGGAAAAGGGGTATGGTTAACTGATTCTAAAGGCAATAAGATGATTGATGCAGTAGGATCAATGTGGTGTAATGTCTGGGGACATTCAAATCCAGAATTAGTAAATATGATTAGAAGTCAAAGCAGAAAACTACAGCATTCATCAATGTTCAATCTTACAAATGAGCCTTCAGAAAAATTAGCAGTTAATTTGATTAAAATCTCACCAGGAATGAATAAAGTATTTTATTCAGATAACGGTTCATCTGCAATGGAGATTTCCATAAAACTTGCATTACAGTATTGGAAAAACATAGGAGAGAAAAAGAAAACAGAAATTGCTACAATAACAAACGGATATCATGGAGATACATTTGGTGCAATGTCGGTAGGGTATGTTCCCAAATTTTTCAGTAAATTCAAAAAGCAATTATTTTCAACAATACAATTTCCAGTGCCAAACAAATACCGAATTCCAAAAGGATTTACATTTTTAGATTACCAGAATTATTGTTTAGAAAAAATTGAAAATAGATTATCAAAAAATAACAACATTGCAGCTTTTGTGATGGAGAGTGGTGCACAAGTTGCGGGCGGAGTGATTATTTATCCAAAAGGATTTCAAAGAAAAATAAGCCAATTATGTAAAAAACATGAAGTATTATTGGTTTTAGATGAAATTGCAACAGGATTTGGCAGGATGGGCTCCATGCTACAGTATGAGGAGCAAAAAAGTATTCCAGACATTGTAGCATATGGAAAGATGTTGACAGGAGGATATCTAACAATGGCTGCAACTCTGACAAATAAGAAAATCTATAACTCATTTTTGGGGAAATTTAATGATTGGAAACATTTGTTTCATGGTCATACCTATACAGGAAACCCGATAGCAGCTGCAGTTGCAAACAAAAACATCGAAATGTATCAAAAGAATCATCTTATTAAAAAAATTCAGAAAACTGCAAGAATTTTTGAGAAATACTACACACAGATCTTAGATATTGATATTGTAGGGGACATCAGACATAAAGGAATGTTAATGGGAATAGAACTAGTATCAAATAAAACTAAAAAAACACCAATCCAATCAATAAAATCAATCAATAAGATATTTTTTGAGGAAGGAAAAAAGAATAAAATCTATCTTAGAACTCTTGGAAATATAGTCATGCTTGTACCACCACTTGCAATTTCAGAAAAAGATCTAGACTTACTGCTAAACAATACAATAAAGACTATTCAGGCTGCAAAACACCATTTTATCTGA
- the bioD gene encoding dethiobiotin synthase, which yields MKSLFISGTDTDVGKTYVTAGLAVTLRRMGVDIGVMKPFAAGKAQKKGFKSEDVEILANAAQVNDSEKLLNPQFFPIAASPYTAWMNLKIKPRINFTLSSFKTLSKIHSMMLVEGIGGIMTPILKNYFVIDLIKDMKIPAVLVTRTKVGTVNHTIMTVQMCQKYKIPLKGIIINDFDSDGYKIRELTRDLKSLTRLPILGSIPFIKDMSDESMYRVFKKNLNLKLFL from the coding sequence CTGAAATCTCTATTCATATCTGGCACTGATACTGATGTTGGAAAAACATATGTTACTGCAGGCTTAGCAGTCACACTTCGAAGAATGGGAGTTGATATAGGTGTAATGAAACCATTTGCTGCAGGCAAGGCACAAAAAAAAGGTTTCAAGTCTGAGGATGTAGAAATTCTTGCAAATGCTGCACAGGTAAATGATTCTGAAAAATTGTTAAACCCACAATTTTTCCCAATTGCAGCATCACCATACACTGCTTGGATGAATCTTAAGATAAAACCTAGAATCAATTTCACTCTTTCGAGTTTCAAAACTCTTTCAAAAATACATTCTATGATGTTAGTTGAAGGAATAGGTGGTATTATGACTCCTATTCTTAAAAATTATTTTGTTATTGATTTGATCAAAGATATGAAAATCCCAGCAGTTCTTGTAACTCGTACCAAAGTTGGCACAGTTAATCATACTATAATGACTGTACAAATGTGTCAAAAATACAAAATTCCTCTTAAAGGGATAATCATCAATGATTTTGATTCTGATGGATATAAAATCCGAGAACTTACTCGCGATTTGAAATCACTGACACGGTTACCAATTTTAGGCTCAATCCCGTTTATCAAAGACATGAGTGATGAATCCATGTACCGTGTGTTCAAAAAAAATCTAAATCTAAAACTGTTTTTATAA
- a CDS encoding 3-hydroxy-3-methylglutaryl-CoA synthase → MAAGIDDIAIYIPRLYIDAADFANARGLDPIKLQKGLGISQMAIVDANQDPACLAANACLTIMQKNKLSPDDIGRLYVSTESAFDESKAMNSYVIGMLEQVYGQGAFEHCGGVETKFACVSGSYALYDNANWIRAGEAEGQHALVVVSDIAKYDLGSSGEMTQGAGSVAMLLNDDPRLLAFDPKVTATSIKDEYDFYRPFGKETPIVHGQYSNLLYMIQVRKALESYKKKVISSGLIKLKSDETILDHMDYINMHLPYSNMGKKALAYLVRHEWRQLPRWKKILESIGMDEPKPKDPRGTIESVLADEEFMAKDHEFTKLFTKTKEYQEVYESKLSSSLIASSMIGNLYTASLYLGFRSSLEFEYQKGIDLAGKRVGFGSYGSGSSAMVFSGVIQAEYEQMVKNMNLEIEIGKRRKLTWDEYEELHENKLSPEESMLHSKKEFVLVDVQTKTETRGERRYIFNE, encoded by the coding sequence ATGGCAGCTGGAATAGATGACATTGCGATATACATACCACGATTGTATATTGATGCAGCAGATTTTGCCAATGCACGAGGTTTAGATCCAATCAAATTACAAAAGGGTCTAGGAATATCTCAAATGGCAATTGTAGATGCGAATCAAGATCCTGCATGTCTAGCAGCCAATGCATGTTTAACAATTATGCAGAAAAATAAATTGTCTCCAGACGACATTGGGCGGTTATACGTGTCGACTGAATCTGCGTTTGATGAGTCAAAAGCAATGAACTCATACGTTATTGGAATGTTAGAGCAAGTATATGGTCAGGGTGCATTTGAGCACTGCGGGGGAGTTGAAACCAAATTTGCTTGTGTTAGTGGTTCATATGCATTATATGATAATGCAAACTGGATTAGAGCTGGAGAAGCTGAAGGACAACATGCTCTAGTAGTTGTATCAGATATTGCAAAATATGACCTGGGTTCTAGCGGTGAAATGACACAAGGCGCAGGTTCAGTTGCAATGTTGCTTAATGATGACCCAAGATTATTAGCATTTGATCCTAAAGTTACAGCTACATCAATTAAAGATGAATATGATTTTTACAGACCATTTGGAAAAGAGACACCGATAGTTCATGGACAATATTCAAATTTATTATATATGATTCAAGTAAGAAAAGCACTTGAATCATACAAGAAAAAAGTAATTTCATCAGGACTAATCAAATTAAAATCCGATGAAACAATTTTAGATCATATGGATTACATCAACATGCACCTACCATACAGTAACATGGGTAAAAAAGCATTAGCATATCTTGTGAGACATGAATGGAGACAGCTTCCACGATGGAAAAAAATTTTGGAGAGCATAGGAATGGATGAACCTAAGCCTAAAGATCCACGTGGAACAATTGAGTCTGTTTTAGCAGACGAAGAATTTATGGCAAAAGATCATGAGTTTACAAAACTTTTTACTAAAACTAAAGAATACCAAGAAGTTTATGAATCAAAACTCTCAAGTTCGCTTATTGCATCAAGTATGATTGGTAATCTGTATACTGCATCATTATATTTAGGATTTAGAAGTAGTTTGGAATTTGAATATCAAAAAGGAATTGATTTGGCAGGAAAAAGAGTTGGGTTTGGATCATATGGTAGTGGAAGCAGTGCAATGGTATTTAGCGGAGTGATCCAAGCAGAGTACGAACAAATGGTAAAGAATATGAATTTAGAAATAGAGATAGGAAAAAGAAGAAAACTTACGTGGGATGAGTATGAAGAATTACACGAGAACAAACTTTCACCTGAAGAATCAATGTTACATTCAAAAAAAGAATTTGTTCTAGTAGATGTACAGACCAAAACTGAAACTAGAGGCGAAAGACGATACATCTTTAACGAATAG
- a CDS encoding DsbA family protein, with protein sequence MIHAPSLGIGAGIASLVIIIAFFGFQEITNQQELTIEQTPTIQEAGPPKITMNTFLDNGSPILGNPNAPVTLVEFGDYQCHFCNVFFHSTEDSILKNYIETGKVRMIFKDFNIIGPDSINASHGTHCANDQKLFWEYHDILYTNWTGENNGWASSENLAKFAQEIGLDMNEWTECMVGANHSQVILASNNDAKSLGLTGTPAFFIIGPDGKTTKIFGAQPFEVFENIFEAELKK encoded by the coding sequence TTGATACATGCACCTTCTCTTGGAATAGGCGCAGGAATTGCATCATTAGTAATCATCATTGCATTTTTTGGATTTCAAGAAATTACAAATCAGCAGGAGTTGACAATTGAACAGACTCCAACTATTCAAGAAGCTGGACCTCCAAAAATCACAATGAATACATTCTTAGATAACGGTTCACCAATACTTGGCAATCCAAATGCACCTGTAACCCTAGTTGAATTTGGGGATTATCAATGTCATTTTTGTAATGTATTCTTCCATTCAACTGAAGACAGTATTTTAAAAAATTATATTGAAACTGGAAAAGTTAGAATGATATTCAAAGACTTTAACATCATAGGTCCAGATTCAATTAATGCATCACATGGAACACATTGTGCTAATGATCAGAAGTTATTTTGGGAATATCATGATATTTTGTATACAAATTGGACTGGTGAGAATAATGGATGGGCATCATCTGAAAATCTTGCAAAGTTTGCACAAGAGATCGGATTAGACATGAATGAATGGACGGAGTGCATGGTTGGTGCAAATCACTCACAAGTAATTTTGGCAAGTAATAACGATGCAAAATCTCTTGGATTGACTGGAACGCCGGCATTTTTCATTATTGGTCCAGATGGAAAAACAACAAAAATTTTTGGAGCCCAACCATTTGAAGTATTTGAGAATATTTTTGAAGCGGAATTAAAAAAATAA
- a CDS encoding type II glyceraldehyde-3-phosphate dehydrogenase has protein sequence MKKVFVNGYGSIGSRITAFLKDDPEITVVGIGKYSPDEKVETAISRGLKVYVPEKKLGDFSNYDISGTIESVLDDCDLVIDAAPGGHGYKNKKSLYEPKNIPAIYQGGESTMGSEAVSDLLFNSRANYDQAIGKNHVMQGSCNVTGMGRILEPLRDKFGDKLIRFDVTLVRRWADIEQTEKKITDTIEMTESPHHGDDVKLYFGKDAPLYVRAIKVPTRQMHLHIMDIRFKDVAPKPSEIHDIFTNEFGVATLWTAKSTKDVRDCAQNMGFNFTDTNMIHIHANMTTSIGDTVQMMYSDDQTGIVIPENHMLMQAMLFEKSYKESFTHTESIFHMNEKKQKLQEFFAKK, from the coding sequence ATGAAAAAAGTTTTTGTTAATGGGTATGGCTCTATAGGCAGTAGGATCACCGCATTTCTCAAAGATGATCCTGAAATCACGGTAGTTGGAATTGGTAAGTATTCACCAGATGAAAAAGTAGAAACTGCTATTTCTAGAGGTCTTAAGGTATACGTTCCCGAAAAAAAATTGGGCGATTTTTCAAATTATGATATTTCTGGAACTATTGAATCTGTACTTGATGACTGCGATTTGGTAATTGATGCCGCACCTGGAGGGCACGGATACAAAAATAAAAAAAGTCTTTATGAGCCAAAAAACATTCCTGCAATATATCAGGGTGGAGAATCCACTATGGGTTCAGAGGCGGTTTCAGATTTACTGTTTAACTCCAGAGCAAATTACGACCAAGCAATAGGCAAAAATCACGTCATGCAAGGAAGTTGTAATGTAACTGGAATGGGCAGAATTTTAGAGCCACTACGCGACAAGTTTGGTGACAAATTAATTCGATTCGATGTTACTCTTGTTAGAAGATGGGCAGATATTGAACAAACTGAAAAAAAGATCACAGACACTATAGAAATGACAGAATCACCGCATCATGGTGATGATGTAAAATTGTATTTTGGAAAAGATGCGCCACTTTATGTACGCGCAATTAAAGTGCCTACAAGACAAATGCATTTGCATATTATGGATATTCGATTCAAGGATGTTGCCCCTAAACCTTCTGAAATTCATGATATTTTTACAAATGAATTTGGAGTAGCTACTTTGTGGACTGCAAAGAGCACTAAAGATGTAAGAGATTGTGCTCAAAACATGGGCTTTAATTTTACAGATACTAACATGATTCACATTCACGCAAACATGACTACATCTATTGGAGACACGGTCCAAATGATGTATTCTGATGATCAAACAGGAATTGTAATCCCTGAAAACCACATGCTTATGCAAGCAATGTTGTTTGAAAAATCGTACAAAGAATCATTTACTCATACTGAATCTATTTTTCATATGAATGAAAAAAAGCAAAAGTTACAAGAGTTCTTTGCTAAAAAATAA
- a CDS encoding hemolysin family protein, whose amino-acid sequence MVDLWIEILILSVLIGLSGFFSGLEVALVGTRNSKVNQLRKQRIKGSEALYKLKHNPGWMMSSVNLGNNLVNVGSSAFATSIALRIFGDEGLGIAVGIMTFLILVFGEITPKTYCNANATKISLRFAGVLLIFSYIFWPLVKLFEIISRSMVKLTGSSYHAPPITEEEIKGIVEQGLADKALEKDESDLVHSALEFDDTVIRAVMTPRTKMFTLPAKMLLFEALPLINQNVHSRIPIFGDTNDDIIGFIHVKDVLKELESDNKMKTLEQVSREPVFVSQEKMVSSLLKEMKGRKTHLAIVIDEHSGVEGLVTLEDLIEEIIGDIEDETDASPKDDHYVIDKNTIETNGEIEIERINEIFKVELPEGDDYSTLNGLLHERLQDIPQEGDKLEIDNLRIVVEEVRKNIPEKVRIERINK is encoded by the coding sequence ATGGTAGATCTTTGGATTGAAATTTTAATATTATCTGTGCTAATTGGGTTGTCTGGTTTCTTTAGCGGTTTAGAAGTAGCTTTGGTTGGTACAAGAAACTCCAAAGTTAATCAGTTAAGAAAACAGAGAATAAAAGGTTCTGAAGCACTCTACAAATTAAAACATAACCCAGGATGGATGATGTCCAGTGTAAATCTTGGAAATAATCTTGTCAATGTAGGTTCATCAGCATTTGCCACCAGTATTGCATTAAGAATTTTTGGAGATGAAGGTTTAGGAATTGCAGTTGGAATTATGACATTTTTAATTTTGGTTTTTGGTGAAATAACTCCAAAAACATATTGTAATGCAAATGCTACAAAGATTAGCTTAAGATTTGCAGGTGTTTTACTTATTTTTAGCTATATCTTTTGGCCACTTGTAAAATTATTTGAAATTATCAGCAGAAGTATGGTAAAATTAACTGGAAGTAGTTATCATGCACCTCCAATCACAGAAGAAGAGATCAAAGGTATTGTAGAACAAGGATTAGCAGATAAGGCACTAGAAAAAGATGAGAGTGATCTTGTTCACAGTGCATTAGAGTTTGATGATACAGTAATTCGAGCTGTAATGACTCCAAGAACAAAAATGTTCACCCTTCCTGCGAAAATGCTATTGTTTGAGGCATTACCGTTAATTAATCAAAATGTCCATTCACGAATCCCTATTTTTGGAGATACAAATGATGACATTATTGGATTTATTCATGTTAAAGATGTTCTAAAAGAATTAGAATCAGACAATAAAATGAAGACATTAGAACAAGTTTCAAGAGAACCAGTATTTGTATCTCAAGAGAAGATGGTGAGTTCATTACTAAAAGAGATGAAGGGAAGAAAAACACATTTGGCTATAGTTATAGATGAGCATAGTGGAGTTGAAGGGTTAGTTACTTTAGAAGATCTAATCGAGGAGATTATCGGGGACATCGAAGACGAAACAGATGCATCTCCAAAAGATGATCATTATGTCATAGATAAAAATACAATTGAAACAAATGGTGAGATAGAAATAGAACGAATTAATGAAATTTTTAAAGTAGAGTTACCAGAAGGTGATGATTATAGTACTCTTAACGGTCTACTTCATGAACGATTACAAGACATTCCACAAGAAGGAGACAAACTAGAAATTGACAATTTAAGAATTGTAGTTGAGGAAGTAAGGAAAAACATTCCAGAAAAAGTTAGAATAGAAAGAATTAACAAATAA
- the thrC gene encoding threonine synthase, whose amino-acid sequence MQGDAYLKCIEPQCGLEYSIESTNVQCEKGHLLDVKYKNKPPVTLKEVFYSRRNPQGSIFNESGVWRFRELLNFCQIDTENLEECSRYLVSLDGAEGRQSKPYQMSKVAGFIGIPNNNLWLQPEGYNPSGSFKDNGMATAVTHAKMIGVKKIVCASTGNTSASAGMFAANEGINCDVYIPAGQIAPGKLSQAYQFGAQIIQVDGNFDDALKQSLDDAQNHEGYTVNSVNPFRIEGQKTIPFRALEYLNWEVPDWIIYPGGALGNISSCGKALTELYEWGWIKKIPRIAVINSEGASTLSDLYNGAFEGEKLRWNKGNPNTELISRYYDHLDKKGLKPKTKATAIQIGRPANILKGLRALDFTNGIVTTVSDSEMLDGMSVVGLNGFDCEMASGASVAGIRKLMNEGIIKKDEVVVGILTGRQKDALLPVEYHQNPQNKFAIPPKT is encoded by the coding sequence ATGCAAGGTGATGCTTATCTAAAGTGTATTGAACCTCAATGTGGGTTAGAATATTCGATTGAAAGTACAAACGTACAATGCGAAAAGGGTCATCTATTAGATGTAAAATATAAGAATAAACCTCCAGTAACTCTAAAAGAAGTATTTTACAGTAGGAGAAATCCTCAAGGTAGTATTTTCAATGAAAGTGGAGTTTGGAGATTTAGAGAATTATTAAATTTTTGTCAAATTGACACGGAGAATCTTGAAGAGTGTTCAAGATATCTTGTATCATTAGATGGTGCAGAAGGAAGGCAATCAAAGCCATACCAAATGTCAAAAGTTGCAGGATTTATAGGGATTCCAAATAATAATTTATGGTTACAACCTGAAGGATACAATCCAAGTGGATCTTTCAAGGATAACGGTATGGCAACAGCAGTTACACATGCAAAAATGATTGGAGTAAAAAAAATTGTTTGTGCATCAACAGGAAATACTTCGGCATCAGCAGGTATGTTTGCAGCAAATGAAGGAATAAACTGTGATGTGTATATCCCTGCAGGACAAATCGCTCCAGGAAAACTTAGTCAAGCATATCAGTTTGGAGCTCAAATAATACAAGTTGATGGGAATTTTGATGATGCACTAAAACAATCATTAGATGATGCACAAAATCATGAAGGATACACAGTAAACTCTGTTAATCCATTTAGAATTGAAGGACAGAAAACAATTCCATTTAGAGCATTAGAGTATCTTAACTGGGAAGTACCAGATTGGATTATTTATCCAGGAGGGGCTTTGGGAAACATTTCAAGTTGTGGTAAAGCATTAACAGAATTATATGAATGGGGATGGATTAAAAAAATCCCGAGAATTGCAGTCATAAATTCTGAAGGTGCAAGTACATTGTCTGATTTGTATAATGGTGCATTTGAAGGTGAAAAACTTAGATGGAATAAAGGAAATCCCAATACAGAATTAATTTCAAGATACTATGATCATTTGGATAAAAAAGGTTTGAAGCCAAAAACTAAAGCAACTGCAATTCAAATCGGCAGACCTGCCAATATTTTGAAGGGTCTACGCGCATTAGACTTTACTAATGGCATTGTAACTACGGTTTCAGATTCAGAAATGTTGGATGGTATGTCTGTTGTAGGTTTGAATGGGTTTGATTGTGAGATGGCATCAGGAGCATCTGTTGCAGGAATTAGGAAATTAATGAACGAGGGTATTATAAAGAAGGATGAGGTTGTGGTAGGAATTCTTACGGGTAGACAAAAAGATGCCCTATTACCAGTAGAATATCACCAGAACCCACAAAACAAATTTGCAATTCCTCCAAAAACTTAG
- a CDS encoding resolvase, giving the protein MKARTRSLVISKAKITEKIKTNNQKAARTRRQRGYQWEDTIVKRFNSTNNWKAFRLGSPSIALPDILAVNTENSTIFTIEAKSGTSTSLPVPADQIERCLSWIKTFDIYEKRNVILAFKFLSKKRIGIGEYEGRELREFFKIWDESLEITNCVCTYEGKFFAKINGTRKEILLKECVMPFKTKQRHNA; this is encoded by the coding sequence TTGAAAGCAAGAACTAGGTCTTTAGTAATATCAAAGGCAAAGATTACAGAGAAAATTAAAACCAACAATCAAAAGGCTGCCAGGACAAGAAGGCAGAGAGGGTATCAATGGGAAGATACCATAGTTAAACGATTCAATAGTACAAATAATTGGAAGGCATTTAGATTAGGATCTCCAAGTATTGCACTACCCGATATATTGGCAGTGAATACAGAGAATAGCACAATATTTACAATTGAAGCAAAATCTGGTACTAGTACATCCCTTCCTGTACCGGCAGATCAAATAGAACGATGCCTGTCATGGATTAAGACGTTCGATATTTATGAAAAGAGAAATGTAATTTTAGCATTTAAGTTTCTTTCAAAAAAAAGGATAGGTATAGGAGAATATGAGGGTAGAGAATTAAGAGAGTTTTTCAAAATATGGGATGAGTCATTAGAAATTACAAACTGTGTTTGTACCTACGAGGGTAAATTTTTTGCAAAAATTAACGGAACAAGAAAAGAAATTTTACTTAAAGAATGCGTAATGCCATTTAAGACAAAACAACGACATAATGCCTAA